The genomic window AGGGCGCCCCACCGCCCTCCCGGCTTCTCGGCGCGGTCTGGAATGCAGCCCAGCGACTTCAAAAAGACAAAAATCCCGCCCCTTCCTATGACACGATCACTCAGGGCTGGCTGGATCTGGCCACGGCAACCACCGTCGACAGCCCCCTGGCGACCGCGGCGGCACTCGGGGCCTGGAGCACGCAGTATCCCCAGCATGCAGGACGGACCTATGCTGACGCCCTGAGAGAAGCCGCCCTCGAAGATGCGAAGAGCAACAAACTCACGCTGGTGCTTCCCCTCTCCGGGCCTCTGGAAAAAGCAGGCGCCGCGGTGAGCGAGGGCTTTATCGCCGGTTTTTTTGCCGAACAGCAGCCGGGACTGACCGTCGATGTTCTCGACAGCCGGCGCTTTGAAACCATCGGGGCAGCTTATGCCGAAGCCCAGGCTCAGGGAGCCAGTGTCATCGTGGGCCCCCTGGGCAAACGGCAAGTCGCGGAACTCCTTGCTGAAACGGAATTGAAGGTGCCTGTGCTGGCACTGAACCGTCCCCTTTACGGTGGAGACAACAATCCCCGCAGTCTCCTCCTGTCCCTCGCCCCCGAAGATGAGGCCCGACAACTGGCAGACAACGCTTTCGCCGACGGCGCCCGGCGCGCCCTGGTGATTCGACCCGAGGGTGAATGGGGTGAACGCATGGAGCTGGCCCTGGCGCGACGCTGGCAGGCTCTTGGCGGACAGATCCCGACCACGGCCATCTATGGAACGCCTGACAGCCATTCTCCCGCCCTGCGGGACGCCCTCGGCCTGGGAGAGAGCGGCGCCCGCAGCCTTGCGGTGCGTGCCTTGTTCAACGAGCCCGTAGAGATCGCGGGTCGACGGAGGGAAGATCTGGATACGGTGTTTCTTCTCAGTAAAAGCAGCGACGAGGCCCGGGCGCTCAAGCCCCTCGTTAATTACCACTACGCCGGAGACCTGCCGGTGTATGCGCTATCCACGGCAGACAGTGGCAGCGGCAGCAGCGGACTGAACCGCGACCTGGGGGGCCTCAATGTGCTCGCGATGCCCTGGCGTCTGGACCCCGCCTCGGTAAACGCTGACGGCGGCTCCGTTGCGCTCCACGCCCTGGGCATGGATGCCTACGCCCTGGCGAAGCGATGGTGGCGCATGCGCTCTGTAGCGACGCCGCTGTATTTTGGACTCACCGCCGAATTACGCTCTGATGATGACGGACGCCTCGAGCGCCGATTGAATATGGCCGAATTCGACCGAGGCGAACTGCGCCCCCGCTGACCTAGACTCTCCCCCAGCCTCTCCTCCAATTACGGCAAGGCGAGGCCGCAGCAACTGACGTGTTAATTGTTGAGCGGGGGAACAGCCGGCATGGTGAGTGGTGATGACTTTGAGGCGCGAAGCGCGGCCCTCCTCAAGTCCTACGGCCTGCGTATCCTGGACACGCAGTACCGATGCAAAGCAGGGGAAATAGATATCATTGCCTGCGATGAGCATCACTTACTGTTTGTAGAGGTCCGCGCCCGACGTCATCGCAGCCATGGCGGCGCCGCGGCTTCGGTGAACCGGGCAAAGCAGTGTAGAATCGCACGATGCGCAGCTTATTTTCTCAATCGACATCCCCAGTGGTGCCACCTGCCCTGTCGCTTCGATGTCATTGCCTGGGAACCGGGCTGCGCCGGACAAAGCTTCGAGGCACGTTGGATTCAGGCAGCCTTCATCACTTGATCGCACGGTCCTGGCGCCAAACCGCTGTCAGGCGTTTATGAGTCCAACGCCATGACCGACGAACATTATGATCGCACAGCCGCGAGCTTCCACCGGCGCATCGAAACTATTGCCAACGCCGTGGACAGCATGGCACCCGGGCTCGCCGCAGCGACCAGCCTTCTCGCTCAGGCGATATTGGACGACAGAAAAGTACTGGTCTGCGCCTGTGGCAGGGACGCCACCCTCGGCGCACACGTCGCGGCAACTTTAAGAACTCCCCTGGAATCCGGGCCGCCATTACCTGCCATCGCATTGTGCAGCGACAGTGCGGAGGGAGACACCCAGCTATGGCGGGATCTCCGCACGCTCTCCCGCGACGGCGATATTCTGCTGTGTATCGATAGCAGCTCCGGCGCCGCCATTGCACAAAAATTTATTCAATTTGCCGGGACCCGAAACCTCGTGACCGTTGCGATGTCAGAAAACCTGGAAGTAAACGGCGGCAGCTGTATCGAAATCCATACCGCCGATGCCGACCAGCGCAGCGAGCTGGCCCTCATGGCCAGCCACTGCCTCAGGGAACACCTAAAACAATTGTTGGTAGGAGAATAAACTGACCATGGCGCGCCGCGTATCTTTAGCGACACCTTTAGCGACCCCTTTTTCCGCCTCTGCCCTGCCGCGTTTTGCTCTTGCGCTGGCACTATCAAGCCTGCTCTTCCTTCAGGGTTGTGGCTCGCTTCTCGCCACCTTTGAGTCTGGCGCCATTGAAGATGATCCTGGCGAACGCACCTTTGCCCAGCGCATCGCCGATGAATCCATCGAGACAAAAGCCATCGTCAATCTTCATGCGGCGGATGATCGTTTTGATCAGGGGCATCTGGTGGTGCAGAGCTACAACGGCTACGTGCTCATAGCCGGCCAGGTGCCGCAGGAAGAGCTACGCCAAAAAGCCAACGATGTCGTACGAAAAATTCGTGACGTCCGGCGTATCTACAATGAACTGGAAGTCGCTGCCGCCAGCTCGGCGATGACAAGGGCCTCGGATACCTGGATCGCCAACAAGGTCAAAACATTCCTGCTCACGGGCAGCGATACGCCGGGACTGCGCGTGAAGGTTGTCGCCGAAGATGGCGTCGTCTATCTCCTGGGTATGGTGACCCGGGCAGAAGCTGATCGTATTGCGGAAGAAGCGGCCGACACCTCAGGCGTCCAGCGGGTTGTGCGCCTGTTCGAGTACATCGATTGAGCGCCGATACTTTCGCAGGCTTGACTGCGCTTACTTTACGACCGTGAGACTGGGTTTTCCGTTGCGCCGGAACGGCGTGGGTTCATTGCCGCCCTCGGGCGTGGGGTCGTCATCCCCCTCTTCCGGCTCAAACGCCATGCCCTGGCCGTTTTCCCGTGCGTAGATTCCCAGGATCGCCGCCATAGGCATAAAGACGTCCGTAGGCTTTCCTCCGAAGCGGCCGTTGAAGCTCACGCAATCATCGGCCAGCTGCAGCTCAATCACGGCTGAGGGAGAGAGGTTAAGGACAATCTGTCCGTCCTTGACGTACTCTTCCGGCACGTCGACCCCCGGTGCCGTCGCATCCACAATCACATGGGGCGTACAGTCGTTATCAACGATCCACTCGTAGAGGGCTCTCAGCAGGTAGGGCCGACTTGAATTCACCAGTAAATCCAGCGCTGCGCCTAGAGGCGCATCTCGCGCTCCTGCTCGGTCAAACTCTGCTGGAACGACTCCCGCTTGAACAACTGATCCATGTAGGCAAACAGCGGCTTCGACTGCTTGCTGGGGCGAATATCAATACCCAGGGTGGGTAGGCGCCAGAGAATAGGCGCAATACAGCAATCTACGAGGGTAAATTCATCGTTCATGAAAAACGGCTTTTCCGCGAAAATCGGCGCGATTGCCAGAATACCCTCGCGCAACTCTTTAACCGATCGCTTAACGACGTTGTCGCTGCGAGAGTTCTGAATGGAGTCGATTAACGCGCACCAGTCCTGCTCGATGCGGTGCATAAACAGGCGGCTCTCGGCGCGGGCTACGGGGTAAACAGGCAAAAGCGGAGGATGAGGAAAACGCTCATCCAGATACTCCATCATCACGCGGGTCTCGTAGAGAGAGAGCTCACGGTCAACCAGTGTAGGGAGGGAGTTGTAGGGGTTGTGCTCGGACATCTCTCTCGGCGGATGCGCGGGATCCACGTCAATAATTTCGGCGGTAACGCCTTTCTCAGCCAGTACGATGCGTACACGATGACTGAAGTGCGAGGTCGGATCGGAGTAAAAAATCATGGAGGTTGGTGCGCCTGTAGTTTATGGAAAACTGTTTACGTCAAATGGGGGGACACAAAATACCAGCTTTACCCTTTGGGCACGAGGCCTTGAGGCTTCTGTGACCCACCGGATCTGCGTCGACCGATCTGGTCCCCGGCCTAATAATTGTGATAGCAGTGTTGCACTGAGCGCCTTACACGCGCTGTTCCGTTGTTAATGCAGCGGTTACGGCCTTAGCTAATCGCTTGTTGTTTGTACCCATGCCTGAACAAGAAAACGGCGGCGTAGGATTCTCACCCTATGCGCCACCGTTCCTACCCGCTATAGGCGGAGCTTTGTTGAACCTCGATCAGTGTACGTCTTTCCAGTACTCGCGGTTGAGCAGCGTCGCAAACACGAAGAACACGGCAAGAAACAGCAGAGAATAGATGCCTATACGCTGACGATCGGCTTTGATGGGCTCTGCCACGTAAGCCAGAAAGTTGACCAGGTCATAGGTAGCCTCGTCGAACTCTTCCGTCGACATGAGACCGGCATCAACCACGTCCATTGTTCCGCAGGGGTCGCTGTGATCCGCCATCTGAGTCCCGGACAGAGGCTCCACCTCACCGTGGACCGCCGTGGGCGTGCAGGCCAAAAGTCCCTGGAGCTCGATGAGGGCGTGAGGCATACCCACATTGGGAAACACCCTGTTGTTCACCCCGTAAGGCCGCGTAGGATCAGCGTAAAATGTACGCAGATAGGTGTAAAGCCACTCAGGGTTCCGCGCCCGGGCAACCAGGGTGAGGTCCGGCGGCGCCGCACCAAACCAGACCTTGGCCCGGTCCGAATCCATGGCATTTTCCATCAGTGCGCCCACTTTGACCTCAGGGTCAGCAATGATGTTGCCGCGCATGAGATCCTCGGGAATCCCCAGATCGTCAGCGACGCGGTTGTACCGCGCGTACTGGAGCGAATGACACCCCATGCAGTAGTTCATGTACACCTTGGCACCGTTCTGTAACGAACTCTTGTTCGAGATATCCATCTCGACCTCGTCACAGGGCATGGTGCCGCAGTTGTAGGCGGACTCGGCACCCACCACCTTCAGAGGGATGATCGTCAGCGCGAGTATCAGTAGCAGGCCGGCCAGGGAGCCGACAGCGCCCACGCCACCATCCATGGTCACCCGCTCGGGCACCGGCTTGGCCTTGTCCATACTCGACCAGATGGGCATGAGCAGGAAGAAAGCAAAGTAAAAGATGGAGCAAATCTGCGCCAGTGCCGTGCGTGCCGGTGTCGGAGACTTAACGCCAAGTACACCCAGAATCAGAAATGATGCGACGAACAGAACGAGCATCACCTTGTTCAGGTTTCCACGATAGCGCCAGGATTTAACCGGCGAGCGATCCAGCCAGGGCAGTACAAAGGGTATTGCCACGCTGGCCGCGAAGGCCACAAAACCCCAGAACTTGTCTGGAACAGCGCGGAGTACGGAGTAAAACGGCGTGAAGTACCAGACGGGAGCAATATGATCCGGAGTCTTGAGCGCGTTGGCCTCCTCGAAGTTGGCGTATTCCAGGAAGAAGCCCCCCATCTCCGGCGCAAAAAACATGATCGCGCAGAATACGAAGAGGAACACCGCAATGGCCTGGACGTCGTGCACGCTGTAGTAGGGATGGAAGCGAATCCCGTCGAGGGGAACGCCATCAGGCCCCTTGTTCTTCTTGATCTCAATACCATCGGGGTTGTTTGAACCCACCTCGTGCAGCGCAAGGATGTGTAGGACAACCAATGCAAGGAGCACGATAGGTAGTGCGACCACGTGGAGCGCAAAGAAGCGATTTAGCGTAATGCCGGATATCAGGTAATCGCCACGAATCCAGGTGACGATGCTCTCGCCCACAACAGGAATCGCACCGAAGAGAGAGATAATAACCTGCGCCCCCCAATAGGACATCTGGCCCCAGGGCAGTACGTAACCCACAAAGGCCTCGGCCATCAAAAGCACAAAGATGAGCATACCGAACACCCAGAGGAGTTCCCGGGGCTTCTTGTAGGAGCCGTAGATCATCGCGCGGAACATGTGCAGATAAACGACGATAAAGAACGCCGACGCACCAGTGGAATGCATGTAGCGGAGAACCCAGCCGTAATCCACGTCGCGCATAATGTATTCGACCGACGCAAAAGCCTCTTCTGCACTGGGCGTGTAGTTCATAGTGAGCCATACGCCGGTGAGCAGCTGATTCACGAGCACCAGCAGGGAGAACACACCGAAGTAATACCAGAAGTTGAAGTTTTTCGGCGCGTAGTATTCACCCATGTGGGTGTTCCACGCACGCGTAATGGGTAGACGCTCGTCAACCCAGTCGCGCAAACCGATGAGCATGTTGACCATTACACTGCCTCCGCATCAACGCCAATAACAAGGACGCTTTGTGATTCAAAAGAGTAAGGGGGAACTACCAGGTTGGTTGACGCCGGCACACCCGAGTAAACGCGGCCTGCCAAATCAAACTTGGACCCGTGACAGGGACAGAAAAACCCGCCGACCCATTCATCGCCGCCAAGATCCGCAGCACCGACTTCGGGGCGGAATTTCGGCGCACAGCCCAGATGGGTACATAGCCCTTCGACAACCAGGAGTTCAGGGCGAATGCTGCGCGCCTTGGACGAGATGTAGGCAGGCTGCTTGGAGATCGCCGAATCGGGATCCTTGAGATCGCCATCAACCTTGTCGAGGTTTGTGATCATCTCCTCAGTGCGATGAACGACGTAAACGGGCTTGCCTCGCCACTCCACGACAACCATCTGACCTGGCTCCAGCTTGCCGATATCGGCTTTTACCGGTGCTCCCGCCGCCTTTGCTTTGGCAGAAGGATTCCAAGACCCAAGGAAAGGTACTGCGACAGCGACGGCACCCGCCGCGCCGACCGCACTCGTGGCAACCGTAAGAAAACGACGACGGTTGTTGTCGACTTCTGACTCAGCGCTTTCGCTGGCCGTTGTGACACTGGACATATCGATTGGTCTCCTGTTTCTTCGATGCCAACTCATTGGATCGCGGATGGCTCCCGGGAACATCACCTGCAATCTGAAAAACCCCTGGCGCCGGTTTACATAGCTGCGTCAAGGGTAGCTGGAATCCGGGCGCACGAATGGTAAAGACTTTAGCCGCTTCAAACAAGGAAAGGCCCGGCTTTTTGCAACCCAAACCCTTGATTTATCTCTAAACTTGGACAAATTCCCCGCATAAAAAAACCCGACCGGTGGTAACCGTCGGGTTTTTCTGGCTCATCCTGAGCTCCATGAGAGGAGCGCCCGATGATCGACTTAGCGCTTGGAGAATTGTGGGCGCTTCCGCGCTTTGCGCAGACCCACTTTCTTACGCTCAACTTCGCGGGCGTCCCGGGTCACAAAACCGGCGCCGCGCAGAGTGCCACGCAGGGCCTCGTCATACTCCATAAGGGCGCGGGTAATGCCGTGACGGATGGCTCCGGCCTGCCCGAAACTGCCGCCGCCTTCCACGGTCACCTTGATGTCAAACTTTTCCACCAGATCCACGAGTTCCAGCGGCTGACGCACGATCATACGTGCCACTTCCCGACCAAAATACTGGTCCAGAGGACGCTGATTGACAGTGATATCGCCGCCACCACTGCGCAGAAACACTCGCGCTGTGGAGGTCTTGCGACGCCCGGTTCCGTAATACTGAGTTGCGCTCATTGTTTCTCCTAGACCTGCAGCGGCTGAGGCTGCTGCGCGGCGTGCGGGTGCGCATCGCCGGCGTATACCTTGAGTTTACTGAACATTGCACGACCCAGCGGGTTGCGGGGCAGCATGCCCTTCACCGCGCCCTGGATGACACGCTCAGGGGCTTTGTCGATCAGCTTTTCGAACGACAGGGACTTCAGACCACCGGGATATCCCGTGTGCCGGTGATACATTTTATCCGTGCGCTTGGCGCCGGTGACGTGCACTTTCTCCGCGTTGATGACGACGATGTAGTCGCCGGTGTCAACGTGAGGGGTGTACTCTGCTTTGTGCTTGCCGCGCAGACGGTGAGCAATTTCACTGGCCAGACGGCCAAGCGTTTTGTCGGTGGCGTCAACGACATACCAGTCGTGGGTGACTTCGCCGACTTTAGCGCTATAAGTTTTCATGGGTTTCGCCTCAAAAGGGCCAAAAAAAGAGCGCGAATACTACTTAAACGACGGACCCTTGGCAAGCCACAATTCCAATAAGATTTCCCACATTCAAAGCGCTCTTCACAGCGGGTCAGAGCAACCGCCAGAAAGATTGCTCAGGGCCGGTGCTCCTGGGCCAGGTAATCGTGAGACTGCATCTCGAACAGACGGGATTCCGTGCGGGCAAATTCGAAGCTAAGGCGCGTACCGTGGTAGAGCTCTGATGCCGGAACTTCGGCGGCGATCACGAGTTTTACGCTCCGGTCGTAGAATTCATCCACAAGATTGATAAAGCGCCGACACACATCATCCTGCCCCGCACCCATTCTGGGCACACCGGATAAGATCACGGCGTGAAACTCCCGGGCCAGCTCGATGTAATCATTCTGGGAACGGGGGCCATCGCAAAGTTCGGGAAACTCAAACCAGGCCACATCATCGGCAAGACAACGACAGGTCAGGTAGCGACCGTTGACTTCAATGCGCTGCCAATGCTGGATCGCGTCCGGTGCCAGGCGCTGGAAACTGTCCGTCAGGCTGGCATCAGCCTCCGCACCCAGGGGGTGGTGATAGAGTTTGGCCTGCTCAAGAGTTCGCAGGCGATAGTCGATACCCGCATCGACGGTCAACACTTCTGTGTAGCGCTGAAGAAGCGCAATCGCCGGCAGGAAGCGCGTCCGCTGGAGTCCATCTTTATACAGGCCATCGGGGGCGATGTTGGAGGTTGCGACCAGGGCGATACCGCGTTGAAAAATCGCCTCCAGAAAGTTCGCCAGAATCATGGCGTCGGCAATATCGCTGACAAAAAACTCATCAAAGCAAATGATATCCGCTTCCGCAGCCAGACGGTCCCCGATAAGCTCGATGGGGTTTTTCTCCCCCTCCAGCTCTGCAAGCTCACGATGTACCCGCTGCATAAAGCGATGAAAATGCACACGGAGCTTCCTGTCAAAGGGCAGGCTCTCGTAGAACGCATCCATGAGGTAGGTTTTGCCACGCCCTACTCCACCCCAGAAGTACAGGCCTTTTTCGGGCTCCGAATTGCGACGAAAGCGGCGACCCAGACGGCCGGCGAGGGTCTGGCTGCGGGCATGGCGCTCCACGACGCGATCGTACAGATCCTGCAGGCGCAGCACCGCTGCCTCCTGCGCTGCGTCGTGACTGAAATCTTCCCGTGTTAAATCTTCTTGGTATCGCTGCCAGGGTGTCAGCACAGTGTCGTTGCGGGTCGGGATTCCCGATCCTCCGATGGGAACGTTGAGGCGCGCTACCTTACTCGTGCAGCTCCGGTTTTGGCAATCCTGCTACCAAGCTGTGACGTAGCAACGTTATACTCCCCACCCACCTGAAACGTAGAGGACCTGCTTGTGAACACCGGTACTGATGACCCCATCATATTTGCAATCGTTGCCGCCATTATCGGCTTATTGATCGGATATTTTGCCGGCCGACGCACAGCGCCGGGCAGTGAAGAAGCGCGGGAGCTCACAGAAAAGCTGGAGCAGGCCGAGTCCGCCCGGGCGCGCTACGAGCAGCGGGTCAACGCACACTTTGCCGACAGTGCGGACAAGCTCAACACCCTGACAGCCAATTATCGTGACATCTACGCCCATATCGCCGGCGGCGCATCAGAACTCTGCTCCGAGGAGGAGGCCGCACGTTTTCAGTCGCTTGAGGCGCCTAAGGATTCCGATCAAAACACCATTGAAGCGGACAGCGTTGTCGTCGAGCCTCCCCGCGATTACGCGGCGAAGACCTCACCTGACGACCCCGGCGTCCTCGACGAGCGTTTTGGACTGGAAGGCGAAGAGAAACCACCGGAAGACTCAAGCACGCGGAGCGCCTGATGGAGCGGTAACGCGTCCGGCGGTAGCCGGTCCGGGCCTAACAAGTCCGGATCAAACGGGCCTTCTTTAATCGTGGCGGCAGGAGTGGTGGCGGCAGGAGTGGTGGCGGCAAAGATGGTGGCGGCAGATCAAACCGGGTTGTCGCAGTCGATAAAGCTCCACTCCAGATCAAACCGCTCGGCCAGGGACGCTGCGAGGGCCTGAACACCGTAGCGTTCCGTGGCGTGGTGCCCCGCCGCCATGTAGGCAATCCCAAGCTCCCGTGCTGTATGTACCGTAGGCTCTGAGATCTCACCGGATATGTAAAGCTGCACACCGGCTGCCGCGGCCTTGTCGATGTAGCCCTGGGCCGCGCCGGTGCACCAGGCCACCTGCTCTATCGCTGCCTGACCATCGCCGATGACCAGGGGCTCCCGATCCGTCAGTGCCTGCACCTGCGCCGCCACCGCGTCCAGCGACATGGGGCTGGCCAGCTTCCCGATGTTCCCCACGCTCTGAGGATCCTCCCTGTCCAGGGGTTCGACATCCTGAAAGCCCAGAAGCTGCCCCCAACGGGCGTTGTTGCCCAATACCGGATGAGCATCCAGGGGCAGGTGATACGCCAGGAGGCTCATGTCAGAGTCCAGCAGTGTCTTCAGACGCCGCCGCTTCATCCCCACCACCTCCGGTGCCTCCCCTCGCCAGAAATAGCCATGGTGAACAATCAGAGCGTCAGCCTCCCAGGCGATGGCCGCCTCGAGTACGGACTGATTTGCCGTCACCGCAGCGGCCAGGCGGACGACCTGGGCACGCCCCTCTACCTGAAGACCATTGGGGCAATAATCGCGAAAGCGTGGGGATTCAAGCGTTGTATCGCAATGTCTGACTAAATCCTGAAGGGCAACGGGCATTTGAGGGTCCGGGGTCGGTGTCTGTGACGGAGGCATCATATACAATCGTTTTTCTTTCTGGCTAGCGAGGGCCCATGGGCTCGTTCCTGAGATTTTTTACCTGGCCCGCCATTGCCGGTGTGCTGGCTGCGCTTCTGATCCTTCAGCAGTGGGTATTACCGACGCCCAGTCCCGAAGGCGCGGCGGTGGCCCGGGACAGCTTCCGACAGGCTGTGGCCAGTGCGACGCCCTCGGTGGTCAACATCTATACGGAGAAGCGCGTGGCATCGGCGAACAGCCGCATGCTCAATAATCCATTTATGCCTATCCCCCGGGGCGCGCCTCGGCAGCGGGTGGAGCGCTCCCTCGGATCCGGCGTCATCATGCGTGAGAACGGTTACATCCTGACCAACAACCACGTCATTGACGGCGCCGATGCCATTCAGGTGCTGCTCAGTGATGGCCGCTCCGCCGCAGCGCAGGTCGTCGGCCTGGACCGAGCCACGGATCTGGCAGCGCTTAAAGTTGACCTGGAGGACCTCAGCGCCATCAGCATCGCCGATTCGGACCGGCTATCCGTGGGTGATGTGGTCCTGGCTATCGGCAATCCCCTGGGGTTTGGTCATTCCGTCACCCAGGGCATCGTGTCGGGACTGGGACGCTTCGGGCTCAGCCCGGGCAGCTACGAGGGCTTTATCCAGACAGACGCGGTGATCCATG from Congregibacter litoralis KT71 includes these protein-coding regions:
- a CDS encoding trypsin-like peptidase domain-containing protein, encoding MGSFLRFFTWPAIAGVLAALLILQQWVLPTPSPEGAAVARDSFRQAVASATPSVVNIYTEKRVASANSRMLNNPFMPIPRGAPRQRVERSLGSGVIMRENGYILTNNHVIDGADAIQVLLSDGRSAAAQVVGLDRATDLAALKVDLEDLSAISIADSDRLSVGDVVLAIGNPLGFGHSVTQGIVSGLGRFGLSPGSYEGFIQTDAVIHAGNSGGALVDVNGALVGINSWIYASSEGNSGGSVGIGISLAIPSSFADFVMDDLIRFGRVIRGWLGVQVEQIPGDGPGDQRLLVRGVAVDGPADRAGLQAGDIITHLNDEAVEDVRLAMYEVSLLRPGDRLMLSASRDGEAVELTAIIGTQPETTE